In Marinobacter sp. es.048, the following proteins share a genomic window:
- the accA gene encoding acetyl-CoA carboxylase carboxyl transferase subunit alpha yields the protein MNPNYLDFEQPIADLEAKIEELRMVGNDTDINITDEIARLKKKSVSLTESIFSDLKPWDVARLARHPRRPYTLDYIESMFEDFDELHGDRRYADDLAIVGGTARLDDKPVMVIGHQKGREVRDKVKRNFGMPRPEGYRKALRLMEMAERFKMPILTFIDTPGAYPGIGAEERGQSEAIAFNLAVMSRLKTPIISTVIGEGGSGGALAIGVCDQLNMLQYSTYAVISPEGCASILWKSAEYASQAAEAMGVTADRLKDLGLADNVVTEPLGGAHRNPEKMSESLKEVLAKGVAELSRLPLDELVSRRYERLTRYDTGR from the coding sequence ATGAACCCTAACTATCTGGATTTCGAACAGCCAATCGCCGACCTGGAAGCCAAGATTGAAGAGCTTCGGATGGTTGGCAATGACACCGACATCAATATCACCGACGAGATTGCCCGGCTGAAGAAAAAGAGCGTCAGCCTCACAGAGAGCATTTTCTCCGATCTCAAGCCCTGGGACGTTGCCCGACTGGCTCGCCATCCTCGCAGGCCCTACACCCTGGACTACATCGAATCCATGTTTGAGGATTTTGATGAGCTGCACGGCGACCGTCGCTATGCCGACGACCTGGCGATCGTTGGCGGCACTGCCAGACTGGACGACAAGCCGGTAATGGTCATCGGTCATCAGAAGGGCCGGGAAGTACGGGACAAGGTCAAGCGCAACTTCGGTATGCCCCGCCCGGAAGGGTATCGAAAGGCCCTGCGCCTGATGGAAATGGCCGAGCGGTTCAAGATGCCCATTCTTACCTTCATCGATACGCCGGGCGCTTATCCGGGCATTGGTGCGGAAGAGCGGGGCCAGAGTGAGGCCATTGCCTTCAATCTGGCCGTTATGTCCCGCCTGAAGACGCCCATTATCTCCACGGTAATCGGTGAAGGTGGTTCTGGTGGCGCGTTGGCCATCGGTGTGTGTGATCAACTGAACATGCTGCAGTATTCCACCTACGCGGTTATTTCCCCCGAGGGCTGTGCCTCGATCCTTTGGAAAAGTGCCGAATACGCCTCCCAGGCCGCGGAAGCCATGGGTGTTACCGCGGACCGGTTGAAAGATCTTGGTCTGGCGGACAATGTGGTGACTGAACCCCTCGGCGGTGCTCACCGCAACCCCGAAAAAATGTCAGAGTCCCTCAAGGAGGTTCTGGCAAAAGGTGTCGCTGAACTCAGCCGTCTGCCACTGGATGAGCTGGTATCCCGCCGCTACGAGCGGCTGACCCGCTATGA
- the dnaE gene encoding DNA polymerase III subunit alpha — protein sequence MSQTFVHLRVHSEYSMVDGLVRVKPLIKRVAELGMPAVGLTEQSNMCSLVRFYKAAMGAGVKPIIGADLWLENPDEPESPFRITLLARDNDGYLNLTEIISLGYTEGQRFGKPIIQRKWLEARANGLIALSGSRMGDVGKALMAGKPELARERARYWMDLYPDSYYLELQRTGRPGDEDCLHLSVELAGALGLPVVATNDVHFLEAEDFEAHEARVCIGESRTLDDPRRDRRFSDQQYLRSADEMIELFSDIPEAIENTVEIARRCSVKVRMGEYFLPNYPIPDGMTMDDYFRKVSEEGLEERLAKTLSKDDPEYDAKREAYYKRLNFELDIIIQMGFPGYFLIVMDFIKWAKNNGVPVGPGRGSGAGSLVAYAQLITDLDPLEYDLLFERFLNPERVSMPDFDVDFCMEGRDRVIEYTAQKYGREAVSQIITFGTMAAKAVVRDVARVQGKSYGLADKLSKMIPFEPGMTLEKALEQESQLVEFLENDEEAQEIWEMALKLEGVCRNAGKHAGGVVIAPTKITDFSPLYCDDEGGSLVTQFDKGDVEDAGLVKFDFLGLRTLTIIKWALNMINPRRERKGMQPLDINEIPLDDVPSFDMLKKAETTAVFQLESRGMKDLIRRLQPDSLEDMIALVALFRPGPLQSGMVDDFIDRKHGRQPMSFPHPDYQYEGLKPVLEPTYGVILYQEQVMQIAQVMAGYSLGNADMLRRAMGKKKPEEMAKQKQFFLDGCAQNGINTTLAENIFDLVEKFAGYGFNKSHSAAYALVSYQTLWLKAHYPAEFMAAVLTADMQNTDKVVTLVEECRNMKLDLLVPDVSRSEYTFTVNDEGQIVYGLGAIKGLGEGPIQSIVEGRGDGEPYQDIFDFCRRIDLKKVNKRAMEALIRCGAMDKLGASRAQLMASIDKAVQQAGQQSRNESVGMMDMFGEMLEAGDDGDPYEDVAGVREWPEKQRLKGEKDTLGLYLTGHPFDEYEKEVRRFVRSSIADLKPNKAPQRVAGLVVAQRTMKTRTGSTMCFITLDDRSARIEATLFSEAFFENRELLQSDQVIVVEGQVSHDDYSGQMKMRVSTVMDVASARQQFSRGLKLNLHADQLQNGLLEKLDTTLRPFRCEGSPVWIEYSSPEASTRIELGESWRVQPDDNLLLELRYLVGDQSVELVYD from the coding sequence ATGTCGCAGACTTTTGTACACCTCCGCGTCCATTCCGAATACTCCATGGTGGATGGCCTGGTCAGGGTTAAACCGCTGATCAAACGAGTTGCCGAGCTGGGCATGCCGGCTGTTGGCCTGACCGAGCAATCCAACATGTGCTCGCTGGTTCGCTTTTACAAGGCGGCCATGGGCGCGGGCGTCAAACCCATCATTGGCGCCGATCTGTGGCTGGAAAATCCGGACGAGCCCGAGAGCCCGTTCCGGATCACGCTGCTGGCGCGGGATAACGACGGTTATCTCAACCTCACCGAAATCATTTCCCTGGGTTATACCGAAGGGCAGCGGTTTGGCAAACCGATCATCCAGCGCAAGTGGCTTGAGGCGCGGGCGAACGGTTTGATTGCGCTCTCTGGTTCGAGAATGGGCGATGTGGGCAAGGCTTTGATGGCGGGCAAACCGGAATTGGCCCGCGAGCGCGCCCGTTACTGGATGGATTTGTACCCTGATAGCTACTACCTCGAGTTACAGCGCACCGGTCGTCCCGGAGACGAAGACTGTCTGCACCTGAGTGTTGAGCTGGCCGGTGCCCTTGGCCTCCCGGTGGTTGCAACTAACGACGTCCACTTCCTCGAGGCGGAAGACTTTGAGGCTCACGAGGCCAGGGTTTGTATCGGTGAGAGTCGTACCCTGGATGATCCGCGCCGCGATCGCCGGTTCAGTGACCAGCAGTACCTGCGCAGCGCCGATGAGATGATCGAGCTGTTCAGCGACATTCCGGAAGCGATCGAGAACACCGTGGAGATTGCCCGGCGCTGCTCGGTGAAGGTTCGGATGGGCGAGTACTTCCTGCCCAATTACCCGATCCCGGACGGCATGACCATGGACGACTATTTCCGGAAGGTCTCGGAGGAAGGTCTGGAGGAGCGGCTGGCCAAGACCCTGAGCAAGGACGATCCGGAATATGATGCCAAGCGCGAGGCTTACTACAAGCGCCTGAATTTTGAGCTGGACATCATCATCCAGATGGGGTTCCCCGGCTACTTCCTGATCGTGATGGACTTCATCAAGTGGGCCAAGAATAACGGGGTGCCGGTGGGGCCCGGTCGGGGTTCCGGTGCAGGCTCGCTGGTGGCCTACGCCCAGTTAATTACCGATCTGGACCCTCTGGAGTACGACCTGCTGTTCGAGCGGTTCCTGAACCCGGAACGGGTCTCCATGCCCGACTTCGACGTCGACTTCTGTATGGAAGGCCGGGATCGGGTGATCGAGTACACCGCCCAGAAATACGGTCGAGAGGCGGTGTCGCAGATCATTACCTTCGGCACCATGGCCGCGAAGGCGGTTGTCCGGGACGTTGCCCGGGTGCAGGGCAAATCCTACGGCCTCGCCGATAAGCTCTCCAAGATGATCCCCTTCGAACCGGGCATGACCCTGGAGAAAGCCCTGGAGCAGGAGTCCCAACTGGTTGAATTTCTCGAGAATGACGAGGAAGCCCAGGAAATCTGGGAAATGGCCCTCAAGCTTGAAGGGGTATGTCGGAACGCAGGTAAACACGCCGGTGGTGTTGTAATCGCACCCACCAAGATCACCGATTTCTCGCCTCTTTACTGCGACGACGAGGGCGGCAGCCTCGTTACCCAGTTCGACAAGGGCGATGTGGAAGACGCCGGACTGGTGAAGTTCGACTTCCTTGGTCTGCGGACGCTCACGATCATCAAGTGGGCGCTCAACATGATCAATCCGCGCCGGGAAAGGAAGGGTATGCAGCCGCTCGACATCAACGAGATTCCGCTGGATGACGTGCCCTCGTTCGACATGCTCAAGAAGGCCGAAACCACGGCGGTATTCCAGCTGGAATCCCGGGGCATGAAAGACCTGATTCGCCGTCTCCAGCCGGACTCTCTGGAAGACATGATCGCCCTGGTGGCCCTGTTCCGGCCGGGTCCGCTGCAGTCGGGAATGGTGGACGACTTTATCGACCGGAAGCACGGTCGCCAGCCGATGTCGTTCCCACACCCCGATTATCAGTATGAAGGCCTGAAGCCGGTTCTGGAGCCCACCTACGGGGTTATCCTTTACCAGGAGCAGGTCATGCAGATCGCCCAGGTGATGGCAGGTTACTCCCTTGGTAATGCGGACATGCTTCGTCGGGCCATGGGCAAGAAAAAACCAGAAGAAATGGCCAAGCAGAAGCAGTTTTTCCTGGATGGCTGTGCGCAGAACGGGATCAACACGACCCTGGCCGAAAACATCTTTGACCTGGTGGAAAAGTTTGCGGGTTACGGCTTCAACAAATCCCACTCGGCCGCCTATGCACTGGTGTCTTACCAGACCCTCTGGCTGAAAGCCCACTACCCGGCGGAATTCATGGCCGCGGTACTGACCGCCGATATGCAGAACACCGACAAGGTGGTCACGCTGGTGGAAGAGTGCCGGAACATGAAACTTGATCTTCTGGTGCCTGACGTCAGTCGTTCGGAATACACTTTTACCGTCAACGACGAGGGTCAGATTGTCTATGGCCTGGGGGCCATCAAGGGGCTGGGTGAGGGTCCGATCCAGAGCATCGTCGAAGGGCGTGGTGATGGCGAGCCCTATCAGGATATTTTCGATTTTTGCCGACGCATTGACCTGAAAAAGGTCAACAAGCGCGCCATGGAAGCGCTGATCCGGTGCGGCGCCATGGATAAGCTTGGCGCCAGCCGGGCTCAGTTGATGGCCAGCATCGATAAGGCCGTTCAACAGGCCGGCCAGCAATCCCGGAACGAATCCGTCGGTATGATGGATATGTTCGGTGAAATGCTCGAGGCGGGCGACGATGGTGACCCCTATGAGGACGTGGCCGGTGTGCGCGAGTGGCCCGAGAAGCAGCGGCTGAAGGGTGAGAAGGACACGCTGGGGCTGTACCTGACCGGCCACCCATTTGATGAATACGAGAAAGAAGTTCGGCGGTTTGTCCGGTCCTCCATTGCCGATCTGAAGCCGAACAAGGCTCCCCAGCGGGTCGCGGGCCTGGTGGTTGCCCAGCGCACAATGAAAACCCGCACCGGCTCCACCATGTGTTTCATCACGCTGGACGACCGGAGCGCGCGGATCGAGGCGACCCTGTTTTCGGAAGCTTTCTTTGAAAATCGGGAACTGTTGCAGTCCGACCAGGTGATCGTGGTGGAGGGACAGGTCAGCCACGACGACTATTCCGGCCAGATGAAGATGCGGGTGAGCACGGTGATGGATGTGGCGAGCGCGCGCCAGCAGTTCAGCCGCGGCCTGAAGCTGAATCTGCATGCCGATCAGCTACAGAACGGACTGCTGGAGAAACTGGACACCACCCTCAGGCCGTTCCGGTGTGAGGGCAGCCCGGTCTGGATTGAGTACAGCAGCCCCGAGGCGTCAACCCGGATCGAGTTGGGCGAGTCCTGGCGGGTGCAGCCGGATGACAACCTGCTATTGGAGCTCCGTTACCTCGTAGGCGACCAGTCGGTAGAACTGGTCTATGATTGA
- a CDS encoding TlpA family protein disulfide reductase, with translation MQYPDSVRGRSGLHVLAVALLILVMSGCQKIELERAEGTKLNWDALRGQWVLVNYWAEWCKPCLEEIPELNELDKAPDITVLAVNFDGVQGDALVELGERMGIEFTMLADDPGPGFGWKLPVALPATFLVNPGGDLVETRFGPQTEEELRAVIGG, from the coding sequence GTGCAGTACCCTGATTCTGTCCGTGGGCGTTCCGGCCTGCATGTTCTGGCCGTGGCGCTGCTCATTCTGGTGATGTCCGGCTGTCAGAAAATCGAGCTTGAGCGGGCAGAAGGCACAAAACTGAACTGGGACGCCTTGCGCGGCCAGTGGGTGCTGGTTAACTACTGGGCGGAATGGTGCAAACCGTGCCTCGAGGAAATTCCCGAGCTCAATGAGCTGGACAAGGCGCCCGACATTACCGTACTCGCCGTCAATTTTGATGGGGTGCAGGGCGACGCATTGGTTGAACTGGGCGAGCGTATGGGCATTGAATTTACCATGTTGGCGGACGATCCCGGGCCGGGGTTCGGCTGGAAATTACCGGTCGCGCTGCCTGCCACTTTTCTGGTGAATCCGGGCGGCGATCTGGTCGAGACCCGTTTTGGACCCCAGACCGAAGAAGAGCTCCGGGCCGTGATCGGCGGTTGA
- the arsC gene encoding arsenate reductase (glutaredoxin) (This arsenate reductase requires both glutathione and glutaredoxin to convert arsenate to arsenite, after which the efflux transporter formed by ArsA and ArsB can extrude the arsenite from the cell, providing resistance.) — translation MTEPTRIFHNPRCSKSRQTLELLTERGIEPEIIRYLETPPTEQELKDILNALDLRPRELMRTKEKEYKEQGLNNPDLSDEQLIAAMVATPKLIERPIVIANGKAALGRPPENVLSIL, via the coding sequence ATGACAGAACCAACCCGGATTTTCCACAACCCTCGCTGCTCGAAATCCCGCCAAACCCTTGAACTGCTTACCGAACGGGGAATTGAGCCCGAGATTATACGCTACCTGGAAACACCACCGACAGAGCAGGAACTCAAGGATATCCTGAACGCTCTGGATCTTCGCCCCCGCGAACTGATGCGCACGAAAGAAAAAGAGTATAAAGAACAGGGCCTGAACAACCCCGATCTGAGCGACGAACAACTCATCGCCGCGATGGTAGCAACACCGAAACTGATTGAACGACCGATTGTGATCGCCAACGGCAAAGCAGCACTTGGCCGCCCACCGGAAAACGTTCTCTCGATTCTGTAA
- the wrbA gene encoding NAD(P)H:quinone oxidoreductase yields the protein MSDQLPYVLVLFYSRTGQTAELASQIGRGVARVKGIEARLRSVPPVSPDTEASLPAVPDSGAPYASKSDLASCAGLAIGSPTRFGNMAAPLKHFLDSTGDLWLSGTLEGKPAGAFTSTGSLHGGQETTLMTMMMPLLHHGMVVCGLPYSEKSLGETDTGGTPYGPTHWAGTGEQQPLSSHEKALCQAFGERLARLTLKLAD from the coding sequence ATGTCCGATCAATTGCCCTATGTTCTCGTGCTATTTTACAGCCGCACCGGCCAGACTGCGGAGCTGGCCAGCCAGATCGGCCGTGGCGTGGCCCGGGTTAAAGGCATTGAAGCGAGGCTAAGGTCGGTACCGCCGGTTTCCCCGGATACCGAAGCGTCGCTGCCCGCCGTACCAGACTCCGGGGCGCCCTATGCCAGCAAATCCGATCTCGCAAGCTGTGCCGGCCTGGCTATTGGCAGCCCCACTCGCTTTGGCAATATGGCGGCGCCCTTGAAGCATTTCCTGGACAGCACCGGCGATCTCTGGCTGAGCGGCACCCTCGAAGGCAAACCGGCGGGCGCGTTTACCTCTACCGGCAGCCTCCATGGCGGGCAGGAAACGACTCTCATGACCATGATGATGCCGCTGCTGCATCATGGCATGGTGGTCTGCGGCCTGCCTTACTCGGAGAAGAGTCTCGGCGAAACGGACACCGGTGGCACACCCTACGGCCCTACCCACTGGGCCGGTACCGGTGAGCAGCAGCCACTGAGCAGTCACGAGAAAGCCCTGTGCCAGGCCTTTGGCGAACGTCTGGCGAGACTCACTCTGAAGCTCGCCGACTGA
- a CDS encoding DUF2069 domain-containing protein gives MLNNPKARITVRATIVLYIGVLATLLITTFYPAPVEGVSIPLMLAVKLVPLLPFAVTVFRGHNRGYIWMSFVVIFYFTQAVVSAWLSEGAPGPVILTVLTFLLFTVAMVHLKVNRPVANGNTP, from the coding sequence ATGCTGAACAACCCTAAGGCCCGCATTACTGTGCGGGCAACGATCGTCCTTTATATCGGCGTGCTCGCCACCCTGCTGATAACGACGTTCTATCCGGCTCCCGTCGAGGGCGTTTCCATACCCTTGATGCTGGCGGTGAAACTGGTTCCGCTTCTGCCCTTTGCGGTCACGGTCTTTCGCGGTCACAATCGGGGCTATATCTGGATGTCCTTCGTGGTGATCTTCTACTTCACTCAGGCCGTTGTTTCGGCATGGCTGAGCGAAGGCGCCCCCGGGCCCGTCATTTTGACGGTACTGACCTTCCTGTTGTTCACTGTTGCCATGGTTCACCTGAAGGTGAACCGGCCGGTGGCAAACGGAAACACACCCTGA
- a CDS encoding GspE/PulE family protein: MAETSNSGTVQRPSAPPRSTLTLRDVCTALVTSGEVSQEDAERVLSANLGAATGEGQKGRRHPLELVAIAALTSQKSGRTLDLDRLTHWLADWAGQPYYHIDPLKIDTPAIARVMSYAFAQRHGILAVEIGADEVLIASTEPFKSDWVQNLQQAVRKDIRRVVANPEDIRRYTVEFYQLANSVSKASGSQGPGVAGNQNFEQLLDLGASEHPDANDQHVVKIVDWLLQYAFDQRASDIHIEPRRTVTQVRFRIDGVLHNVYEFPEHVGVAVTSRLKILGRLNVAEKRRPQDGRIKTRKPDNREVELRLATMPTAFGEKMVMRIFDPDVLLKSYEQLGFGKEDRQRWQEITSRPHGIVLVTGPTGSGKTTTLYSTLKQIASPELNVCTIEDPIEMVEPAFNQMQVQTNIDLTFAAGVRALLRQDPDIIMIGEIRDLETAEMAVQAALTGHLVLSTLHTNDAPSAITRMMELGIPPYLIRATVLGVMAQRLARTLCPHCKSPGPADEQAWQTLTRPWKAPVPKQFYQPVGCLECRNTGYLGRAGVYEIMTLSGALLRQITDQCELEQLRLDAYKEGMKSLRLSGAQKVAAGQTTVEEILRVTPESQR; encoded by the coding sequence ATGGCTGAAACAAGCAACTCCGGAACGGTGCAGCGGCCATCTGCGCCGCCCAGAAGCACCCTGACCCTGAGAGATGTTTGCACCGCACTGGTAACCAGCGGGGAAGTCAGCCAGGAAGACGCCGAACGAGTGCTCTCAGCGAACCTCGGCGCGGCAACCGGCGAAGGACAGAAAGGCAGGCGCCATCCTCTGGAACTGGTGGCGATTGCCGCGTTGACCAGCCAGAAGAGCGGTCGCACCCTGGATCTGGATCGGCTGACCCACTGGTTGGCCGATTGGGCGGGGCAACCCTATTACCATATTGATCCCCTCAAGATCGACACACCCGCCATCGCCCGGGTGATGTCTTACGCCTTCGCCCAGCGCCATGGCATCCTGGCGGTTGAGATCGGCGCCGACGAGGTGCTGATCGCCAGCACAGAGCCTTTCAAGAGCGATTGGGTGCAGAACCTTCAACAGGCCGTCCGCAAGGATATCCGGCGCGTTGTCGCCAATCCCGAGGATATCCGCCGGTACACGGTAGAGTTCTACCAGCTCGCCAATTCCGTTAGCAAGGCCAGCGGCAGCCAGGGTCCGGGTGTGGCCGGCAACCAGAATTTCGAACAATTACTGGATCTCGGTGCCAGCGAACATCCGGATGCCAATGACCAGCACGTCGTCAAGATTGTCGATTGGTTGCTGCAGTACGCCTTTGACCAGCGCGCCTCGGATATACACATTGAGCCCCGCCGTACGGTCACCCAGGTGCGGTTCCGGATAGACGGCGTGCTGCACAACGTTTACGAGTTCCCGGAACACGTGGGCGTGGCGGTTACCAGTCGGCTGAAAATTCTTGGCCGACTGAATGTGGCAGAAAAGCGCCGTCCCCAGGACGGTCGCATCAAGACGCGCAAGCCCGATAATCGCGAGGTGGAACTGCGTCTGGCCACCATGCCGACTGCCTTTGGAGAAAAGATGGTCATGCGGATCTTTGATCCGGATGTGCTATTGAAATCCTACGAGCAACTGGGGTTCGGCAAGGAAGACCGCCAGCGCTGGCAGGAAATCACGTCCCGCCCCCATGGTATCGTTCTAGTAACTGGGCCAACCGGGTCCGGAAAAACCACAACCCTGTATTCAACTCTGAAACAGATTGCCTCACCCGAGCTCAACGTCTGCACTATCGAGGATCCCATCGAAATGGTGGAGCCGGCGTTCAACCAGATGCAGGTTCAGACCAACATCGACCTGACCTTTGCCGCTGGCGTACGGGCACTGCTACGGCAGGACCCGGATATCATCATGATCGGCGAGATCCGCGATCTGGAAACGGCGGAAATGGCGGTGCAGGCCGCCCTCACGGGCCACCTGGTGCTCTCGACCCTGCACACCAACGACGCCCCGAGCGCGATCACCCGGATGATGGAACTGGGCATTCCGCCTTACCTGATTCGGGCCACGGTATTGGGCGTCATGGCACAACGGCTTGCCCGAACCCTCTGTCCTCATTGCAAATCGCCCGGCCCCGCTGATGAGCAGGCCTGGCAAACACTCACCCGGCCCTGGAAAGCGCCAGTTCCCAAGCAGTTCTATCAGCCTGTGGGTTGCCTGGAGTGTCGCAACACGGGCTATCTTGGCCGGGCAGGGGTGTATGAAATCATGACTCTGTCTGGCGCACTGCTTCGACAGATCACTGATCAGTGCGAGCTGGAGCAGCTCAGACTGGATGCCTATAAGGAGGGTATGAAGTCGTTGCGCCTTAGTGGCGCGCAGAAAGTGGCTGCCGGCCAGACAACGGTCGAGGAAATTCTGCGGGTAACGCCCGAAAGCCAGCGCTGA
- a CDS encoding DUF3080 domain-containing protein: MPGTGFCRVFAPVLAVLLAGCDPFSDARPMMDEYVERVARVLETDPEFSDIPSASQLPRRRDRVLTIPELDMGMLDFLSLYGCELQYVVGEKNSVMGRVMQPLNRLRYEIRFIQAARDCLPDIEDEDFSEELTGAINSKLESLPIAIWNATWGVEEIEKLFTLAKGYYPVAPEDNPVSDLALDIESLNAAVARLYSEDLVVSLDFAGDVHQRWQAEYRTGQLINSALLLTARLRDGTALLKQKIEGRPLCINGQPNNQSDIVQSMFFSVYIEKIQPYMSTVTQGRVALIEPFEQLAEMQRAVMPESFAGWYERHLSQSAEASLWRELDVAMMAHTKAWQELLGQCGLRPGA; encoded by the coding sequence ATGCCCGGAACCGGATTTTGCAGAGTCTTTGCGCCGGTTCTCGCCGTGCTTCTTGCCGGTTGCGATCCTTTCTCTGATGCCCGACCCATGATGGATGAGTATGTGGAACGGGTGGCCCGGGTGCTGGAAACCGATCCCGAGTTCTCTGACATCCCTTCCGCGAGCCAGCTTCCCCGTCGCCGCGACCGGGTGCTGACCATTCCCGAGCTGGACATGGGAATGCTCGATTTTCTCTCTCTTTACGGTTGTGAGCTCCAGTACGTGGTTGGTGAGAAAAACTCGGTGATGGGCCGGGTTATGCAGCCTCTGAATCGCCTTCGCTATGAAATCCGGTTTATCCAGGCGGCCAGGGATTGCCTTCCGGATATCGAAGATGAAGATTTCTCGGAAGAGCTTACCGGTGCCATCAACAGCAAGCTTGAATCCCTGCCCATTGCCATCTGGAATGCCACCTGGGGCGTTGAAGAAATCGAGAAGCTGTTCACCCTCGCCAAGGGTTATTATCCGGTCGCTCCAGAGGACAATCCCGTGTCCGATCTGGCCCTTGATATTGAAAGCCTGAACGCAGCAGTGGCCCGCCTGTACTCGGAGGACCTGGTCGTGTCCCTCGACTTTGCCGGCGACGTTCATCAGCGCTGGCAGGCGGAATATCGGACCGGCCAGTTAATCAACAGTGCGCTTCTTTTGACCGCAAGGCTGCGGGACGGGACGGCATTGCTCAAGCAGAAAATCGAAGGACGGCCTCTTTGTATTAACGGCCAGCCCAACAACCAGTCGGATATCGTTCAGAGCATGTTCTTCAGCGTGTATATCGAAAAGATCCAGCCCTATATGAGCACTGTGACTCAGGGGCGGGTGGCGCTCATTGAGCCGTTCGAGCAGTTGGCGGAAATGCAGCGGGCGGTCATGCCAGAAAGTTTCGCCGGCTGGTATGAGCGGCATCTCTCGCAGAGCGCCGAGGCCAGCCTGTGGCGGGAACTCGACGTGGCCATGATGGCGCACACCAAAGCCTGGCAGGAATTACTGGGCCAGTGCGGATTGCGACCCGGGGCCTGA
- the mtnC gene encoding acireductone synthase: protein MIRVVLTDIEGTTSSISFVHDVLFPYASKHLPGFVRDQHQDSLAVSEQLDAVAEVSGVARENVEGLIEVLETWIREDRKETSLKALQGMVWEQGYQQGELKGHIYADAADYLQRWHDRGLRLFVYSSGSVKAQKLIFGFTTEGDFTPFFSGYFDTRIGGKKETVSYRNILSEVGVEAGTVLFLSDVEAELEAAEEAGMQTAWLVREGDLPETERFVARDFAEVDALLQKR, encoded by the coding sequence ATGATCCGGGTTGTGCTGACGGACATCGAAGGCACCACCAGCTCTATTTCGTTTGTGCACGATGTCCTGTTTCCCTATGCCAGCAAGCACCTGCCGGGGTTCGTCCGCGACCAGCATCAGGACAGTCTTGCGGTTTCTGAGCAACTGGATGCGGTGGCCGAGGTTTCAGGTGTTGCTCGTGAGAATGTTGAAGGCCTGATCGAGGTACTGGAAACCTGGATCAGGGAAGACCGCAAGGAAACCTCCCTGAAGGCGCTGCAGGGCATGGTCTGGGAGCAGGGATACCAGCAGGGAGAGCTGAAGGGACATATCTACGCTGACGCAGCCGATTACCTTCAGCGCTGGCATGATCGGGGTCTGCGTTTGTTCGTATACTCATCAGGGTCGGTGAAGGCCCAGAAACTGATTTTCGGCTTCACCACGGAAGGCGACTTTACGCCGTTTTTCTCCGGCTATTTTGATACCCGCATCGGCGGCAAGAAAGAGACGGTTTCATACCGGAATATTCTGTCGGAGGTGGGCGTCGAGGCAGGCACGGTTTTGTTCCTGTCTGATGTGGAAGCGGAACTTGAGGCAGCCGAGGAAGCCGGAATGCAAACCGCTTGGCTTGTTCGCGAGGGAGACCTGCCGGAAACCGAACGTTTTGTTGCCCGTGATTTTGCGGAGGTCGATGCCCTGCTGCAAAAGCGCTAG
- a CDS encoding 1,2-dihydroxy-3-keto-5-methylthiopentene dioxygenase: MTTLSIFDQSQPEKARKVTGNPEEIRELLARHGVRYEQWPTKDLPADASQEDILEAYSEEVSKLKHECGFQTADVISLNPDNPQKDAFRQKFLDEHTHSEDEVRFFVRGQGLFYLHFGTEVFAVLCQKNDLISVPDGTRHWFDMGPEPAFTCIRLFTNPEGWVADFTGEDIAGRLPRYEAMAGASE, from the coding sequence ATGACTACCCTGAGTATTTTCGACCAGAGCCAGCCCGAAAAGGCACGCAAAGTGACCGGGAATCCTGAAGAAATACGGGAGCTTTTGGCCCGCCACGGTGTGCGGTATGAGCAGTGGCCAACGAAAGATCTGCCGGCTGATGCATCCCAGGAAGACATCCTTGAGGCCTACAGCGAGGAAGTCTCGAAACTGAAGCACGAATGTGGTTTTCAGACCGCGGATGTGATCAGCCTGAACCCGGACAATCCGCAGAAAGACGCGTTCCGGCAAAAGTTCCTGGATGAGCACACCCACAGTGAAGACGAAGTTCGTTTCTTTGTCCGTGGCCAGGGTCTGTTTTACCTGCACTTCGGCACCGAGGTTTTCGCCGTGCTGTGCCAGAAAAACGATCTGATCAGTGTGCCCGACGGCACTCGCCACTGGTTCGATATGGGCCCGGAACCGGCATTTACCTGCATCCGCCTGTTCACCAATCCCGAAGGGTGGGTCGCTGACTTTACCGGTGAAGATATCGCCGGTCGTCTGCCTCGTTACGAGGCGATGGCAGGAGCGTCGGAATGA